DNA from Nocardioides seonyuensis:
ACCTCGTGGATCCCCCGCGGCTCGCGGCCCAGCTGCGCCTCGACAGCGGCCCGGTCGGCGGGATCGACGTCGCTCACTGGCCACTCCCCTGGCCCCGGGTCCCGTCGACGAGCTCGGCGGGGTCCTCGGTCGGCTTCGGCGGGTTGCCCGCCAGCTCCATCGAGTCCCAGGCCGCGGTCCACCACGCCGTGGGCTCGGTCCTGATCACCTCGTCGGGGTCGTTGAGAGATGCCTGCGCCTCCAGGGGCTTGCCGTCGGGGCCGATCACCTCGAAGCCGGTCTCGCCGGGCATCAGGTAGCCGAAGCGCTCGCGGGCCTGGGCCTTGACGTAGGCGGGGTCCTCCCACCGGCGCTTCTCGCGCTCGAGGTCGTTGATGCTCGCCTCGCGCTC
Protein-coding regions in this window:
- a CDS encoding FtsB family cell division protein — encoded protein: MPSSSPHGRRTPRGGPGGSTRPGMRGARPRTPGAGTADTGSTRPVEPTPPTRGRFTGRAAVLVLVLAVLTVSYASSLRAYLQQRSHIGDLKAQIAEREASINDLEREKRRWEDPAYVKAQARERFGYLMPGETGFEVIGPDGKPLEAQASLNDPDEVIRTEPTAWWTAAWDSMELAGNPPKPTEDPAELVDGTRGQGSGQ